In one window of Hevea brasiliensis isolate MT/VB/25A 57/8 chromosome 10, ASM3005281v1, whole genome shotgun sequence DNA:
- the LOC110665414 gene encoding uncharacterized protein LOC110665414 isoform X4 has translation MRKDALSPPLQNGQQYSKQSRLYLPPLDDPKLHQQQELEEEEEDRYPTCHKKKMEMLKQNKTRNENSKPKRSNQRKFVFVELPDIYEDVQCPRYLVACCSVS, from the exons ATGAGGAAGGATGCTCTCTCTCCTCCTCTTCAAAACGGCCAACAATATTCTAAGCAATCTCGCCTCTACCTACCTCCTCTTGATGACCCCAAACTCCACCAACAACAAgaacttgaggaagaagaagaagacaggtACCCCACATGCCATAAGAAGAAGATGGAGATGCTGAAGCAGAATAAGACGAGGAACGAGAACAGCAAGCCGAAGAGAAGCAACCAGCGCAA ATTTGTCTTTGTGGAGCTTCCAGACATTTATGAAGATGTGCAATGCCCAAGATACCTAG TTGCTTGTTGCAGTGTTTCTTGA
- the LOC110665414 gene encoding uncharacterized protein LOC110665414 isoform X1 encodes MRKDALSPPLQNGQQYSKQSRLYLPPLDDPKLHQQQELEEEEEDRYPTCHKKKMEMLKQNKTRNENSKPKRSNQRKFLESQSSGAGDERLDTRGLEFGDFKILSVPSGGCISRLYIDSLFRGSYLSLWSFQTFMKMCNAQDT; translated from the exons ATGAGGAAGGATGCTCTCTCTCCTCCTCTTCAAAACGGCCAACAATATTCTAAGCAATCTCGCCTCTACCTACCTCCTCTTGATGACCCCAAACTCCACCAACAACAAgaacttgaggaagaagaagaagacaggtACCCCACATGCCATAAGAAGAAGATGGAGATGCTGAAGCAGAATAAGACGAGGAACGAGAACAGCAAGCCGAAGAGAAGCAACCAGCGCAA ATTCTTGGAAAGCCAATCTTCCGGTGCCGGAGACGAAAGACTGGA TACAAGGGGATTGGAGTTTGGCGATTTCAAAATTCTTTCTGTTCCAAGTGGAGGTTGCATTTCGCGTCTCTACATTGACTCCCTGTTTCGAGGAAGCT ATTTGTCTTTGTGGAGCTTCCAGACATTTATGAAGATGTGCAATGCCCAAGATACCTAG
- the LOC110665414 gene encoding uncharacterized protein LOC110665414 isoform X3, whose amino-acid sequence MRKDALSPPLQNGQQYSKQSRLYLPPLDDPKLHQQQELEEEEEDRYPTCHKKKMEMLKQNKTRNENSKPKRSNQRNTRGLEFGDFKILSVPSGGCISRLYIDSLFRGSYLSLWSFQTFMKMCNAQDT is encoded by the exons ATGAGGAAGGATGCTCTCTCTCCTCCTCTTCAAAACGGCCAACAATATTCTAAGCAATCTCGCCTCTACCTACCTCCTCTTGATGACCCCAAACTCCACCAACAACAAgaacttgaggaagaagaagaagacaggtACCCCACATGCCATAAGAAGAAGATGGAGATGCTGAAGCAGAATAAGACGAGGAACGAGAACAGCAAGCCGAAGAGAAGCAACCAGCGCAA TACAAGGGGATTGGAGTTTGGCGATTTCAAAATTCTTTCTGTTCCAAGTGGAGGTTGCATTTCGCGTCTCTACATTGACTCCCTGTTTCGAGGAAGCT ATTTGTCTTTGTGGAGCTTCCAGACATTTATGAAGATGTGCAATGCCCAAGATACCTAG
- the LOC110665414 gene encoding uncharacterized protein LOC110665414 isoform X2, whose product MRKDALSPPLQNGQQYSKQSRLYLPPLDDPKLHQQQELEEEEEDRYPTCHKKKMEMLKQNKTRNENSKPKRSNQRNLSSDSWKANLPVPETKDWIQGDWSLAISKFFLFQVEVAFRVSTLTPCFEEAICLCGASRHL is encoded by the exons ATGAGGAAGGATGCTCTCTCTCCTCCTCTTCAAAACGGCCAACAATATTCTAAGCAATCTCGCCTCTACCTACCTCCTCTTGATGACCCCAAACTCCACCAACAACAAgaacttgaggaagaagaagaagacaggtACCCCACATGCCATAAGAAGAAGATGGAGATGCTGAAGCAGAATAAGACGAGGAACGAGAACAGCAAGCCGAAGAGAAGCAACCAGCGCAA TCTTTCCTCAGATTCTTGGAAAGCCAATCTTCCGGTGCCGGAGACGAAAGACTGGA TACAAGGGGATTGGAGTTTGGCGATTTCAAAATTCTTTCTGTTCCAAGTGGAGGTTGCATTTCGCGTCTCTACATTGACTCCCTGTTTCGAGGAAGCT ATTTGTCTTTGTGGAGCTTCCAGACATTTATGA
- the LOC131168770 gene encoding squamosa promoter-binding protein 1-like, with amino-acid sequence MDGKGKQPMVGKVVKKELAELGWESSDNEGYLKMGYVENGVESNKKKKVVAGDDGGGGGKKDGGSLSAGMRCCQADNCTADLSEAKPYHKRHKVCENHAKAQIVLVAGIRQRFCQQCSRFHELSEFDETKRSCRRRLAGHNERRRKNAAESHTKGSSHKGTGTQLKDMVCGQVDDRGRIKITIRENATYKHFQIR; translated from the exons ATGGATGGAAAAGGGAAGCAGCCGATGGTGGGGAAGGTTGTGAAGAAGGAATTAGCTGAGCTTGGTTGGGAGTCATCAGATAATGAAGGGTATCTGAAGATGGGGTATGTGGAAAATGGTGTTGAGAGTAACAAGAAAAAGAAAGTGGTGGCTGGTGACGATGGTGGTGGTGGAGGAAAGAAAGATGGTGGTAGTTTGAGTGCAGGGATGAGGTGTTGTCAAGCTGATAATTGTACGGCTGATCTGAGTGAAGCAAAGCCGTACCATAAAAGGCATAAGGTTTGTGAGAATCATGCCAAGGCTCAGATTGTGCTTGTGGCTGGGATTAGGCAACGGTTTTGTCAACAATGCAGCAG ATTCCATGAGCTATCAGAATTTGATGAAACCAAAAGGAGTTGTCGCAGGCGTTTGGCCGGACACAATGAGCGACGAAGGAAGAATGCTGCTGAATCTCATACAAAAGGTTCAAGCCACAAAGGGACAGGCACTCAGTTGAAGGATATGGTCTGTGGGCAGGTTGATGATAGGGGACGAATTAAGATAACTATCCGAGAAAATGCCACTTACAAGCATTTCCAGATCAGATAA
- the LOC110665413 gene encoding mitotic checkpoint serine/threonine-protein kinase BUB1 isoform X4, whose translation MTVMFTESENSSYAHDPLFPWLLSIKKALDNKAFGGDLNKLLLDCIRTFKHNAQYRNDPRFLKIWLLYLEGSDDSEIVFKEMEENKICSDHSLLYELYAGLLEAKENWQQAHMIYRTGILRKAKPLERLKGAHALFLDRMSHRVNGCSVQKIDGDESIGLVKNCVYPWSNSTMEELLKKINPKIIKYDGYHPFHKAYAGKVDLSSLGNASRNKIVKIGGKQYHIKGCAGQGGFAKVFKAFVNSNPDDIVALKIQKPAFPWEFYMYRQLDQRISTKQRSSFGFAHGMDVYSDYSILVCDYLCHGTLHDVINSYFVIGKSMEEVLCIYYTREMLYMLETLHGVGIIHGDFKPDNLLVRYSRETWTLACSLQSLLKCESLGIIRLTSPWTEAFFLTRVFMASPRAYYSIKPTKVCTFKSYAKASHVPKASRVLRAYSISLLFFKIVTSCFIGSIKSLSTLLYTC comes from the exons ATGACCGTCATGTTCACGGAATCCGAAAACTCCTCCTATGCTCACGATCCTCTCTTTCCTTGGCTACT GTCCATCAAGAAGGCACTTGATAATAAAGCCTTTGGTGGTGATCTAAATAAGCTTCTGTTAGACTGTATTAGGACTTTCAAGCACAATGCCCAGTACCGAAACGACCCCAGATTTCTCAAGATTTGGCTCCTCTAC TTGGAAGGTAGCGATGACTCTGAAATTGTTTTCAAAGAAATGGAAGAGAACAAGATATGCAGCGACCATTCTTTGCTTTATGAACTGTATGCGGGTCTTCTTGAAGCGAAAGAGAATTGGCAGCAAGCACATATGATTTATCGGACTGGCATTTTAAG GAAAGCCAAACCTCTTGAAAGGTTGAAGGGTGCACATGCTTTATTTCTCGATAGAATGTCTCACAGGGTAAATGGTTGTTCAGTTCAAAAG ATCGATGGTGATGaatcaattgggttggtaaaaaaTTGTGTTTATCCATGGTCCAACTCCACCATGGAAGAGCTATTGAAGAAGATCAACCCTAAAATCATAAAATATGAT GGATACCATCCATTTCACAAAGCTTACGCTGGGAAAGTGGACTTGTCTTCTCTGGGAAATGCATCCAGAAATAAGATTGTTAAGATAG GTGGAAAGCAGTACCATATCAAGGGTTGTGCTGGTCAGGGTGGTTTTGCCAAAGTATTTAAAGCATTTGTCAACAGTAATCCTGATGATATTGTTGCACTTAAG ATACAAAAGCCTGCTTTTCCTTGGGAATTTTACATGTATCGGCAACTTGATCAGCGGATCTCAACCAAGCAA AGGTCAAGCTTTGGTTTTGCTCATGGAATGGATGTCTATTCCGACTATAGCATACTTGTGTGCGACTACCTATGCCATGGGACACTTCAT GATGTTATAAATTCTTATTTCGTTATTGGTAAGTCCATGGAAGAGGTTTTATGTATTTATTACACCAGAGAGATGCTCTACATGCTAGAAACTTTACATGGTGTTGGGATTATTCATGGTGATTTCAAGCCCGATAATCTTCTTGTTCGCTATTCCAG AGAAACTTGGACGCTTGCATGTTCCCTACAATCACTCCTCAAGTGTGAATCTCTTGGGATTATTAGACTTACTTCACCTTGGACGGAAGCCTTCTTCTTAACTCGAGTATTTATGGCATCACCAAGAGCTTATTACTCCATCAAACCCACCAAAGTATGCACTTTTAAGAGCTATGCTAAAGCATCACATGTACCTAAAGCATCACGTGTACTGAGAGCCTACTCTATCAGTTTGCTCTTCTTCAAAATAGTGACTTCCTGCTTCATTGGGTCTATTAAGAGTCTCTCTACTCTTTTATACACATGTTAA
- the LOC110665413 gene encoding mitotic checkpoint serine/threonine-protein kinase BUB1 isoform X1, protein MTVMFTESENSSYAHDPLFPWLLSIKKALDNKAFGGDLNKLLLDCIRTFKHNAQYRNDPRFLKIWLLYLEGSDDSEIVFKEMEENKICSDHSLLYELYAGLLEAKENWQQAHMIYRTGILRKAKPLERLKGAHALFLDRMSHRVNGCSVQKIDGDESIGLVKNCVYPWSNSTMEELLKKINPKIIKYDGYHPFHKAYAGKVDLSSLGNASRNKIVKIGGKQYHIKGCAGQGGFAKVFKAFVNSNPDDIVALKIQKPAFPWEFYMYRQLDQRISTKQRSSFGFAHGMDVYSDYSILVCDYLCHGTLHDVINSYFVIGKSMEEVLCIYYTREMLYMLETLHGVGIIHGDFKPDNLLVRYSRDDLTEDGFEDQTGSWADQGLCLVDWGKGIDLHLFPDDVEFEGDCRTSGFRCIEMQEKKPWRFQVDSYGLCGVVHLMLHNSYMEIEKKATSDGGYIYRPKKPFKRYWNVNLWEELFSQLLNNSHHNDKKLLQNLRERFQDYLCSNRQMLKKLKDLLAKQRLSLCSA, encoded by the exons ATGACCGTCATGTTCACGGAATCCGAAAACTCCTCCTATGCTCACGATCCTCTCTTTCCTTGGCTACT GTCCATCAAGAAGGCACTTGATAATAAAGCCTTTGGTGGTGATCTAAATAAGCTTCTGTTAGACTGTATTAGGACTTTCAAGCACAATGCCCAGTACCGAAACGACCCCAGATTTCTCAAGATTTGGCTCCTCTAC TTGGAAGGTAGCGATGACTCTGAAATTGTTTTCAAAGAAATGGAAGAGAACAAGATATGCAGCGACCATTCTTTGCTTTATGAACTGTATGCGGGTCTTCTTGAAGCGAAAGAGAATTGGCAGCAAGCACATATGATTTATCGGACTGGCATTTTAAG GAAAGCCAAACCTCTTGAAAGGTTGAAGGGTGCACATGCTTTATTTCTCGATAGAATGTCTCACAGGGTAAATGGTTGTTCAGTTCAAAAG ATCGATGGTGATGaatcaattgggttggtaaaaaaTTGTGTTTATCCATGGTCCAACTCCACCATGGAAGAGCTATTGAAGAAGATCAACCCTAAAATCATAAAATATGAT GGATACCATCCATTTCACAAAGCTTACGCTGGGAAAGTGGACTTGTCTTCTCTGGGAAATGCATCCAGAAATAAGATTGTTAAGATAG GTGGAAAGCAGTACCATATCAAGGGTTGTGCTGGTCAGGGTGGTTTTGCCAAAGTATTTAAAGCATTTGTCAACAGTAATCCTGATGATATTGTTGCACTTAAG ATACAAAAGCCTGCTTTTCCTTGGGAATTTTACATGTATCGGCAACTTGATCAGCGGATCTCAACCAAGCAA AGGTCAAGCTTTGGTTTTGCTCATGGAATGGATGTCTATTCCGACTATAGCATACTTGTGTGCGACTACCTATGCCATGGGACACTTCAT GATGTTATAAATTCTTATTTCGTTATTGGTAAGTCCATGGAAGAGGTTTTATGTATTTATTACACCAGAGAGATGCTCTACATGCTAGAAACTTTACATGGTGTTGGGATTATTCATGGTGATTTCAAGCCCGATAATCTTCTTGTTCGCTATTCCAG GGATGACCTTACTGAAGATGGGTTTGAGGACCAAACTGGCTCTTGGGCTGATCAG GGCCTCTGCCTTGTCGACTGGGGGAAAGGAATAGACCTGCATCTCTTCCCTGACGACGTAGAATTTGAGGGTGATTGCCGGACTTCTGGCTTTCGCTGCattgaaatgcaagaaaagaagcCATGGAGATTTCAG GTGGACTCATATGGCCTTTGTGGCGTTGTTCATCTGATGCTGCATAATTCTTATATGGAGATTGAGAAGAAGGCAACATCTGATGGAGGCTACATTTATCGGCCTAAAAAACCTTTTAAACG TTATTGGAACGTTAATCTATGGGAGGAACTCTTTTCACAGCTGCTTAACAATAGCCATCACAATGACAAGAAGTTATTACAGAACTTGAGGGAACGGTTCCAGGATTACTTGTGCTCTAATCGTCAAATGTTAAAAAAACTAAAAGATTTACTGGCAAAACAAAGGCTTTCCCTGTGTTCTGCTTAG
- the LOC110665413 gene encoding mitotic checkpoint serine/threonine-protein kinase BUB1 isoform X2 has translation MTVMFTESENSSYAHDPLFPWLLSIKKALDNKAFGGDLNKLLLDCIRTFKHNAQYRNDPRFLKIWLLYLEGSDDSEIVFKEMEENKICSDHSLLYELYAGLLEAKENWQQAHMIYRTGILRKAKPLERLKGAHALFLDRMSHRVNGCSVQKIDGDESIGLVKNCVYPWSNSTMEELLKKINPKIIKYDGYHPFHKAYAGKVDLSSLGNASRNKIVKIGGKQYHIKGCAGQGGFAKVFKAFVNSNPDDIVALKIQKPAFPWEFYMYRQLDQRISTKQRSSFGFAHGMDVYSDYSILVCDYLCHGTLHDVINSYFVIGKSMEEVLCIYYTREMLYMLETLHGVGIIHGDFKPDNLLVRYSRDDLTEDGFEDQTGSWADQGLCLVDWGKGIDLHLFPDDVEFEGDCRTSGFRCIEMQEKKPWRFQVDSYGLCGVVHLMLHNSYMEIEKKATSDGGYIYRPKKPFKRCLTIAITMTRSYYRT, from the exons ATGACCGTCATGTTCACGGAATCCGAAAACTCCTCCTATGCTCACGATCCTCTCTTTCCTTGGCTACT GTCCATCAAGAAGGCACTTGATAATAAAGCCTTTGGTGGTGATCTAAATAAGCTTCTGTTAGACTGTATTAGGACTTTCAAGCACAATGCCCAGTACCGAAACGACCCCAGATTTCTCAAGATTTGGCTCCTCTAC TTGGAAGGTAGCGATGACTCTGAAATTGTTTTCAAAGAAATGGAAGAGAACAAGATATGCAGCGACCATTCTTTGCTTTATGAACTGTATGCGGGTCTTCTTGAAGCGAAAGAGAATTGGCAGCAAGCACATATGATTTATCGGACTGGCATTTTAAG GAAAGCCAAACCTCTTGAAAGGTTGAAGGGTGCACATGCTTTATTTCTCGATAGAATGTCTCACAGGGTAAATGGTTGTTCAGTTCAAAAG ATCGATGGTGATGaatcaattgggttggtaaaaaaTTGTGTTTATCCATGGTCCAACTCCACCATGGAAGAGCTATTGAAGAAGATCAACCCTAAAATCATAAAATATGAT GGATACCATCCATTTCACAAAGCTTACGCTGGGAAAGTGGACTTGTCTTCTCTGGGAAATGCATCCAGAAATAAGATTGTTAAGATAG GTGGAAAGCAGTACCATATCAAGGGTTGTGCTGGTCAGGGTGGTTTTGCCAAAGTATTTAAAGCATTTGTCAACAGTAATCCTGATGATATTGTTGCACTTAAG ATACAAAAGCCTGCTTTTCCTTGGGAATTTTACATGTATCGGCAACTTGATCAGCGGATCTCAACCAAGCAA AGGTCAAGCTTTGGTTTTGCTCATGGAATGGATGTCTATTCCGACTATAGCATACTTGTGTGCGACTACCTATGCCATGGGACACTTCAT GATGTTATAAATTCTTATTTCGTTATTGGTAAGTCCATGGAAGAGGTTTTATGTATTTATTACACCAGAGAGATGCTCTACATGCTAGAAACTTTACATGGTGTTGGGATTATTCATGGTGATTTCAAGCCCGATAATCTTCTTGTTCGCTATTCCAG GGATGACCTTACTGAAGATGGGTTTGAGGACCAAACTGGCTCTTGGGCTGATCAG GGCCTCTGCCTTGTCGACTGGGGGAAAGGAATAGACCTGCATCTCTTCCCTGACGACGTAGAATTTGAGGGTGATTGCCGGACTTCTGGCTTTCGCTGCattgaaatgcaagaaaagaagcCATGGAGATTTCAG GTGGACTCATATGGCCTTTGTGGCGTTGTTCATCTGATGCTGCATAATTCTTATATGGAGATTGAGAAGAAGGCAACATCTGATGGAGGCTACATTTATCGGCCTAAAAAACCTTTTAAACG CTGCTTAACAATAGCCATCACAATGACAAGAAGTTATTACAGAACTTGA
- the LOC110665413 gene encoding mitotic checkpoint serine/threonine-protein kinase BUB1 isoform X3 translates to MTVMFTESENSSYAHDPLFPWLLSIKKALDNKAFGGDLNKLLLDCIRTFKHNAQYRNDPRFLKIWLLYLEGSDDSEIVFKEMEENKICSDHSLLYELYAGLLEAKENWQQAHMIYRTGILRKAKPLERLKGAHALFLDRMSHRVNGCSVQKIDGDESIGLVKNCVYPWSNSTMEELLKKINPKIIKYDGYHPFHKAYAGKVDLSSLGNASRNKIVKIGGKQYHIKGCAGQGGFAKVFKAFVNSNPDDIVALKMSCRYKSLLFLGNFTCIGNLISGSQPSKGQALVLLMEWMSIPTIAYLCATTYAMGHFMDDLTEDGFEDQTGSWADQGLCLVDWGKGIDLHLFPDDVEFEGDCRTSGFRCIEMQEKKPWRFQVDSYGLCGVVHLMLHNSYMEIEKKATSDGGYIYRPKKPFKRYWNVNLWEELFSQLLNNSHHNDKKLLQNLRERFQDYLCSNRQMLKKLKDLLAKQRLSLCSA, encoded by the exons ATGACCGTCATGTTCACGGAATCCGAAAACTCCTCCTATGCTCACGATCCTCTCTTTCCTTGGCTACT GTCCATCAAGAAGGCACTTGATAATAAAGCCTTTGGTGGTGATCTAAATAAGCTTCTGTTAGACTGTATTAGGACTTTCAAGCACAATGCCCAGTACCGAAACGACCCCAGATTTCTCAAGATTTGGCTCCTCTAC TTGGAAGGTAGCGATGACTCTGAAATTGTTTTCAAAGAAATGGAAGAGAACAAGATATGCAGCGACCATTCTTTGCTTTATGAACTGTATGCGGGTCTTCTTGAAGCGAAAGAGAATTGGCAGCAAGCACATATGATTTATCGGACTGGCATTTTAAG GAAAGCCAAACCTCTTGAAAGGTTGAAGGGTGCACATGCTTTATTTCTCGATAGAATGTCTCACAGGGTAAATGGTTGTTCAGTTCAAAAG ATCGATGGTGATGaatcaattgggttggtaaaaaaTTGTGTTTATCCATGGTCCAACTCCACCATGGAAGAGCTATTGAAGAAGATCAACCCTAAAATCATAAAATATGAT GGATACCATCCATTTCACAAAGCTTACGCTGGGAAAGTGGACTTGTCTTCTCTGGGAAATGCATCCAGAAATAAGATTGTTAAGATAG GTGGAAAGCAGTACCATATCAAGGGTTGTGCTGGTCAGGGTGGTTTTGCCAAAGTATTTAAAGCATTTGTCAACAGTAATCCTGATGATATTGTTGCACTTAAG ATGTCTTGCAGATACAAAAGCCTGCTTTTCCTTGGGAATTTTACATGTATCGGCAACTTGATCAGCGGATCTCAACCAAGCAA AGGTCAAGCTTTGGTTTTGCTCATGGAATGGATGTCTATTCCGACTATAGCATACTTGTGTGCGACTACCTATGCCATGGGACACTTCAT GGATGACCTTACTGAAGATGGGTTTGAGGACCAAACTGGCTCTTGGGCTGATCAG GGCCTCTGCCTTGTCGACTGGGGGAAAGGAATAGACCTGCATCTCTTCCCTGACGACGTAGAATTTGAGGGTGATTGCCGGACTTCTGGCTTTCGCTGCattgaaatgcaagaaaagaagcCATGGAGATTTCAG GTGGACTCATATGGCCTTTGTGGCGTTGTTCATCTGATGCTGCATAATTCTTATATGGAGATTGAGAAGAAGGCAACATCTGATGGAGGCTACATTTATCGGCCTAAAAAACCTTTTAAACG TTATTGGAACGTTAATCTATGGGAGGAACTCTTTTCACAGCTGCTTAACAATAGCCATCACAATGACAAGAAGTTATTACAGAACTTGAGGGAACGGTTCCAGGATTACTTGTGCTCTAATCGTCAAATGTTAAAAAAACTAAAAGATTTACTGGCAAAACAAAGGCTTTCCCTGTGTTCTGCTTAG
- the LOC110665412 gene encoding ADP,ATP carrier protein 3, mitochondrial has product MADGSWHPSVYHKISGQSSLISKHSPSLHNRNYAMTGAHGNGQQNHLHPALHGTGLALLSPPSPVFVQAPAEKGASGFMIDFLMGGVSAAVSKTAAAPIERVKLLIQNQDEMIKAGRLSEPYKGITDCFARTIKDEGVLSLWRGNTANVIRYFPTQALNFAFKDYFKRLFNFKKDRDGYWKWFAGNLASGGAAGASSLLFVYSLDYARTRLANDAKAAKKGGERQFNGLVDVYRKTIKSDGIAGLYRGFNISCVGIIVYRGLYFGMYDSLKPVVLVGNLQDSFLASFLLGWGITIGAGLASYPIDTVRRRMMMTSGEAVKYKSSLDAFSQIVKNEGSKSLFKGAGANILRAVAGAGVLAGYDKLQLIVFGKKYGSGGGG; this is encoded by the exons ATGGCGGATGGATCATGGCATCCATCAGTGTATCATAAGATAAGTGGGCAGTCTTCTCTTATTTCTAAGCATTCACCCAGCTTGCACAACAGAAATTATGCCATGACTGGTGCACACGGAAATGGTCAGCAAAACCATTTGCATCCTGCACTTCATGGCACTGGTCTGGCACTTTTGTCACCCCCCTCACCTGTATTTGTCCAAGCACCAGCTGAGAAAGGTGCTAGTGGCTTTATGATTGATTTCCTCATGGGAGGAGTCTCAGCAGCTGTCTCCAAGACTGCAGCTGCTCCAATTGAGCGAGTTAAACTGCTGATTCAAAATCAGGATGAGATGATCAAGGCCGGTCGATTATCTGAACCATACAAGGGAATCACTGATTGCTTTGCTAGAACCATCAAAGACGAAGGTGTACTTTCTCTTTGGAGAGGCAATACTGCTAATGTTATCAGATACTTCCCCACCCAG GCTCTGAACTTTGCATTCAAAGATTACTTCAAGAGGTTGTTTAACTTCAAGAAGGACAGAGATGGCTACTGGAAGTGGTTTGCGGGGAATTTGGCATCTGGTGGAGCAGCTGGTGCTTCATCCCTTCTATTTGTTTATTCCTTGGATTATGCTCGAACACGGTTGGCCAATGATGCAAAGGCAGCTAAAAAGGGCGGTGAGAGGCAGTTTAATGGTTTGGTTGATGTTTACAGGAAAACCATTAAATCAGATGGTATTGCTGGTCTATATCGTGGATTTAACATATCTTGTGTTGGAATTATTGTGTACCGTGGGCTCTACTTTGGAATGTATGATTCTCTTAAACCTGTTGTTCTGGTTGGTAATTTACAG GATAGTTTCTTGGCTAGTTTCTTGCTGGGATGGGGAATCACAATAGGTGCTGGATTGGCCTCTTACCCTATTGATACAGTTCGAAGAAGGATGATGATGACCTCTGGAGAAGCTGTGAAGTACAAGAGCTCTTTGGATGCGTTTTCACAGATTGTCAAGAATGAAGGTTCAAAATCCCTCTTCAAGGGAGCTGGTGCAAACATCCTGCGTGCTGTGGCAGGTGCTGGTGTGCTTGCTGGTTATGACAAACTTCAGCTCATTGTCTTTGGCAAGAAATATGGATCTGGTGGTGGCGGCTAA
- the LOC110665411 gene encoding leucine-rich repeat extensin-like protein 4 — protein sequence MASFWLNPIPFRALLILLLLHLSCLFNNVAAKHGYSARHSHHSHTSNRRLQRAYIALQAWKRVIFSDPNNFTSNWVGPNVCKYTGIYCTAALEDPKIKVVAGIDLNFADLAGFLPDELGLLTDLALIHLNSNRFCGIIPQTISNLSLLYELDLSNNRFVGPFPSAVLSLPMLSYLDLRYNEFEGPLPPELFQKKLDAIFVNNNRFSNVIPAILSGSTASVVVIANNNFGGCLPPSISNFAETLEELLLINTSLTGCLPPEVGYLYKLRVLDVSRNKIVGPIPYSLAGLAHLEILNLAHNMMSGLVPDGVCVLPSLSNFTFSYNFFCEEEGICMNLTSRGIAFDDRRNCLPEKPLQRSKEECNPVLEHPVDCYEERCAAGGGIFGGAAPFGPAVVPAAAPMLPPSIAPSST from the coding sequence ATGGCTTCTTTTTGGCTTAATCCTATTCCTTTCCGAGCTTTATTAATCCTCTTACTTTTGCACCTATCTTGCTTGTTCAACAATGTAGCTGCAAAGCATGGCTACTCTGCCCGTCATAGCCACCACTCTCACACATCAAACCGGAGGCTGCAACGAGCTTATATCGCTCTTCAAGCATGGAAACGTGTGATCTTCTCCGATCCTAACAACTTTACTTCCAACTGGGTTGGTCCTAATGTATGCAAATATACTGGTATTTATTGTACAGCTGCTCTTGAAGACCCCAAAATCAAAGTTGTAGCTGGAATAGACCTCAACTTTGCTGATTTAGCAGGTTTCCTTCCTGATGAATTAGGCCTCTTAACTGATTTAGCACTCATCCATTTAAATAGCAATCGCTTTTGTGGCATTATCCCACAAACTATATCCAATCTTTCTCTTCTCTATGAGCTTGATCTTAGCAACAACAGATTTGTTGGTCCTTTTCCTTCTGCTGTGCTCTCTCTTCCTATGCTCAGCTATCTTGACCTTCGCTACAATGAGTTTGAAGGGCCATTGCCTCCTGAACTTTTCCAGAAAAAGCTGGACGCAATATTTGTTAACAACAACCGTTTTTCTAATGTGATTCCAGCTATTCTAAGTGGAAGTACAGCCAGTGTGGTGGTCATAGCTAATAACAACTTTGGAGGCTGCCTGCCTCCCAGTATATCTAATTTTGCAGAAACTTTAGAGGAGTTGCTGTTGATCAATACCAGTTTGACAGGGTGTTTGCCACCAGAAGTTGGATATCTCTACAAATTGAGGGTGTTGGATGTTAGTCGTAACAAAATAGTTGGTCCTATACCTTACAGCCTTGCAGGATTAGCTCATTTGGAGATTTTAAATTTAGCCCATAATATGATGAGCGGACTTGTACCTGATGGAGTTTGTGTATTACCAAGTCTGTCTAATTTTACCTTCTCTTACAACTTCTTCTGTGAGGAAGAGGGCATTTGCATGAACCTGACATCTAGAGGCATTGCCTTCGATGATCGTCGCAACTGTTTGCCAGAGAAGCCACTGCAAAGGAGCAAGGAAGAATGCAACCCAGTGCTTGAGCATCCTGTGGACTGCTATGAGGAAAGGTGTGCTGCTGGTGgtggaatttttggtggtgcaGCTCCTTTTGGTCCTGCAGTAGTGCCTGCAGCAGCTCCTATGTTGCCACCTTCCATTGCTCCAAGCTCTACGTAA